The sequence CTCGGGATATTCTGGCCGACATGCTGATCGGCGAGCCTGAGCGGGTGATGAAGCTTTACCCGTTCGAGCTCTCCGGCGGTATGCGGCAGCGGGTGCTGATCGCCATGGCCTTCTCCTGCAATCCCGGTCTCATCATTGCCGACGAGCCGACGACCGCACTCGATGTCACCGTCCAGGCGGTGATCCTGCGACTGATCCAGAACCGGGCGCGCCGCACCGGCACGTCGGTCATCTTCATCTCGCACAATGTCGCTGTCGTCTCGCAGCTCTGCGACCGGCTTTACGTGATGTATGCCGGGCGGATCGTCGAGCACGGCGCGACGCGGACCGTGCTCGAGACGCCGCAGCATCCCTATACCCAGGCGCTGTTGCGCTGCCTGCCGGAGCGGGTTGCGCCGAAGCAGGAACTCGAAGCGATCCCCGGTGCCGTGCCGAACCTCCTCAGCCCACCGGCCGGTTGTTACTTCCAGCCGCGATGCAAGGAAGCGGTCGACCAATGTCGATCCCAGTCTCCGCAACTGGCGGGGGCGGGCGGCCAGCAGGTGGCCTGCTGGCGTCGCGGTGGCGCGGCGGAACTTGTAGAACAGGGAGGCCGGCAATGATCGAAGGCGTTGGTATCATGACCCGACCGGTGCTCGAGGTCTCCGACCTGCATGTCCGCTTCCCGGCCTCCCGAAACTGGCTCGGCCGGCCCACGTCCTTTGTGCATGCGGTCAATGGCGTGACCCTCGAGGTCCGTGCCGGCAAGAGCCTCGGCATTGTCGGCGAGTCCGGTTGCGGCAAGAGCACGCTCGCCCAGGCGATCATCGGCCTTGCGCCTTACGAAGAGGGTAGGGTGGCGATCGACGGCGAGGATTTTCAGAAAGCGCAGGGCAAACAGAAGCGCGCCCTGCGGCAGAAGATGCAGATCGTCTTTCAGGATCCGCAATCCTCGCTCGACCGGCGCCTGCCGGTCTGGCGGCTGATCAGCGAGCCGCTGCATATCCGCGGTGGACACAGCAGGGC comes from Ensifer sp. PDNC004 and encodes:
- a CDS encoding ABC transporter ATP-binding protein, with the protein product MTGTAEPRGQALAINNLSLEFPTFSGAIKALDDVTINVGKAEIVGIVGESGCGKSVTTMAATGLLPKGRYRITGGTVRLFGHSTLSMDDDQLQDLRGKVVSTIFQEPMNALNPTIRIGKQLTDVIMRHEEIGLAEARRVARDILADMLIGEPERVMKLYPFELSGGMRQRVLIAMAFSCNPGLIIADEPTTALDVTVQAVILRLIQNRARRTGTSVIFISHNVAVVSQLCDRLYVMYAGRIVEHGATRTVLETPQHPYTQALLRCLPERVAPKQELEAIPGAVPNLLSPPAGCYFQPRCKEAVDQCRSQSPQLAGAGGQQVACWRRGGAAELVEQGGRQ